The Couchioplanes caeruleus sequence TCCGCCGACCCGATGGGACCCGATCGCTCCGATTGACCCGGGCGAGGCGGAGGACTTCCTGCGTCAGTGCTATCTGGAAAATCCCCGGCTCGGCCCGGTGGAGCCGCGGCTCGCCATCGTCCGCGCGCAGATCGCCGCGACCGGCAGTTACGTGCACACCACCGAGGAGCTGTCGTACGGCGCGAAGATGGCCTGGCGCAACTCCAGCCGGTGCATCGGCCGACTGTACTGGCGCAGCCTCGTCGTCCTGGACCGCCGCCGCGCGCGCACGGCCGACGAGATCTTCTCCCTGCTCGTCCACCACCTGCAGGCGGCCGGCGGGGGTCAGGAGGGCGGCAAGATCCGGCCGGTCATCAGCATCTTCGCCGCGGCGCAGCCGGGGCAGCCGTACGCGAAGCTCTGGAACGAGCAGCTCGTCCGCTACGCCGGCTACCGCAGGGACGGTGACGTGGTGGGCGACCCGCGCCAGGCCGACTTCACGGCGGCGATGGAGGGCTTCGGCTGGCGCGGCAAGGGCGACGCGTTCGACATCCTCCCGCTCGCCGTGGAGGTTCCCGGCGAACCCGTACGCCTCTACGAACTGCCCGAGCGCGCGGTCCTCGAGGTGCCCGTCACGCACCCCGAGTTCGGCTGGTTCGCCGAGCTGGGCCTGCGCTGGCACGCGGTGCCGGCCATCTCCAACATGCGCCTGACCATCGGCGGCGTGAACTACCCGCTGGCGCCCTTCAACGGCTGGTACATGGGCAGTGAGATCGGCGCCCGCAACTTCGCCGACGCGGACCGGTACAACCTGCTGCCCACCGTGGCCGAGCGGATGGGCCTCGACACGAGCAGCGAGTCCACCCTGTGGCGCGACCGTGCCCTCGTCGAGCTCAACCGCGCGGTGCTGTGGTCCTTCGAGAAGGCGGGCGTACGGATCAGCGACCACCACACCGAGTCGCAGCGCTTCATGAGCCACCTGCGCAACGAGGAGAAGGCGGGCCGGCAGGTGCCGGCCGACTGGACCTGGATCGTCCCGCCGATCTCCGGTGGCATCACGCCGGTCTTCCACCGCTACTACGCGGAGATGGACCTGCGGCCCAACTTCTATCCCAACGAGCACGCCTGCCCGTACGCGCAGAACTAGGCGAACTCGTTCACGGCGAAGTCGTCGCGATGGCGCCACGACGCGTCGGTGCGTACGTGTTCCGCGCGTACCCATTTGAGAAGCTTGAGGGAGAACTCGTCGGCCGGGATGCGGCCGGCGCTGCGCACCACGAACCCCTCGGATGTCTCGGGCGTGTGCCGCCGGGCCCACGCCGCCCGCGCCTCGCTGAGGCTGCCTCCGCGGTAGAGGACGGGCACCACCGGCAGTTCGAGGCGTTGCGCCCAGTCGACCGTGTCGTCCCAGCCGAGCAGCGTGCCGGTCTCGTCCCAGATGCCGAAGACGATGAAGACGCCGGGCAGGTCGCGGTACGCGATGCTGCGCCGCGCCCACATCGACTC is a genomic window containing:
- a CDS encoding nitric oxide synthase oxygenase, translating into MIVPGYRDHPPTRWDPIAPIDPGEAEDFLRQCYLENPRLGPVEPRLAIVRAQIAATGSYVHTTEELSYGAKMAWRNSSRCIGRLYWRSLVVLDRRRARTADEIFSLLVHHLQAAGGGQEGGKIRPVISIFAAAQPGQPYAKLWNEQLVRYAGYRRDGDVVGDPRQADFTAAMEGFGWRGKGDAFDILPLAVEVPGEPVRLYELPERAVLEVPVTHPEFGWFAELGLRWHAVPAISNMRLTIGGVNYPLAPFNGWYMGSEIGARNFADADRYNLLPTVAERMGLDTSSESTLWRDRALVELNRAVLWSFEKAGVRISDHHTESQRFMSHLRNEEKAGRQVPADWTWIVPPISGGITPVFHRYYAEMDLRPNFYPNEHACPYAQN
- a CDS encoding RNA ligase family protein; amino-acid sequence: MSGQAGKYPRTFHLPDSPGATDDDKVQQDLSWLDGELVVTEKLDGGNLTFTRDAMYARSLDSGTQPWDRPAKALWAMTAYRIPDDWRVCGESMWARRSIAYRDLPGVFIVFGIWDETGTLLGWDDTVDWAQRLELPVVPVLYRGGSLSEARAAWARRHTPETSEGFVVRSAGRIPADEFSLKLLKWVRAEHVRTDASWRHRDDFAVNEFA